One part of the Glycine soja cultivar W05 chromosome 11, ASM419377v2, whole genome shotgun sequence genome encodes these proteins:
- the LOC114375725 gene encoding heat shock 70 kDa protein, mitochondrial: MASLLRSLRRRDVASASLSAYRSLTGSTKPAYVAHNWSSLSRPFSSRPAGNDVIGIDLGTTNSCVSVMEGKNPKVIENSEGARTTPSVVAFNQKGELLVGTPAKRQAVTNPTNTLFGTKRLIGRRFDDAQTQKEMKMVPFKIVKAPNGDAWVEANGQQYSPSQIGAFVLTKMKETAEAYLGKSISKAVITVPAYFNDAQRQATKDAGRIAGLDVQRIINEPTAAALSYGMNNKEGLIAVFDLGGGTFDVSILEISNGVFEVKATNGDTFLGGEDFDNALLDFLVNEFKRTESIDLSKDRLALQRLREAAEKAKIELSSTSQTEINLPFITADASGAKHLNITLTRSKFEALVNHLIERTKVPCKSCLKDANISIKDVDEVLLVGGMTRVPKVQEVVSEIFGKSPSKGVNPDEAVAMGAAIQGGILRGDVKELLLLDVTPLSLGIETLGGIFTRLINRNTTIPTKKSQVFSTAADNQTQVGIKVLQGEREMAADNKMLGEFDLVGIPPAPRGLPQIEVTFDIDANGIVTVSAKDKSTGKEQQITIRSSGGLSDDEIEKMVKEAELHAQKDQERKALIDIRNSADTTIYSIEKSLGEYREKIPSEVAKEIEDAVSDLRQAMSGDNVDEIKSKLDAANKAVSKIGEHMSGGSSGGSSAGGSQGGDQAPEAEYEEVKK, from the exons ATGGCCTCCTTGCTCCGCTCTCTCCGCCGCCGTGATGTCGCTTCCGCCTCCCTCTCCGCCTATCGCTCG TTAACGGGCAGCACCAAGCCAGCATATGTAGCTCACAACTGGTCTAGTTTGTCTCGACCATTCAG TTCAAGGCCTGCTGGAAACGATGTCATTGGTATTGATTTGGGTACTACCAATTCATGTGTTTCCGTTATGGAAGGAAAG AACCCCAAAGTCATTGAGAATTCTGAAGGTGCACGAACAACACCATCTGTGGTTGCTTTCAACCAGAAAGGGGAGCTGCTTGTAGGTACCCCAGCTAAGCGTCAAGCTGTAACTAACCCAACAAACACTCTCTTTGGTACCAAGCGGTTGATTGGTAGGCGCTTTGATGACGCTCAAACACAAAAGGAGATGAAAATGGTTCCATTCAAGATTGTTAAGGCTCCAAATGGAGATGCGTGGGTGGAAGCCAATGGGCAGCAGTATTCCCCTAGTCAAATTGGTGCCTTTGTTCTCACCAAGATGAAGGAAACTGCAGAAGCTTATCTAGGAAAGTCAATTTCTAAGGCTGTAATTACTGTACCAGCTTACTTCAATGATGCTCAGAGGCAGGCAACAAAAGATGCTGGTAGAATTGCAGGTCTTGACGTGCAGAGAATTATCAATGAGCCCACTGCTGCTGCACTTTCATATGGGATGAACAACAAGGAGGGTCTCATTGCCGTTTTTGACCTTGGAGGTGGAACATTTGATGTGTCCATCTTAGAAATTTCTAATGGTGTTTTTGAG GTGAAAGCAACAAATGGTGACACTTTCTTGGGAGGAGAGGATTTTGACAATGCCTTATTGGATTTTCTGGTGAATGAATTCAAAAGAACCGAGAGTATCGACCTTTCAAAGGACAGGCTTGCACTGCAGAGGCTTCGTGAAGCTGCTGAGAAAGCTAAGATCGAGCTGTCTTCAACATCTCAAACTGAGATCAACCTGCCTTTCATCACTGCTGATGCATCTGGTGCTAAGCATCTGAACATAACATTGACTAGATCGAAGTTTGAGGCTTTGGTGAATCACTTGATTGAAAGGACCAAGGTACCATGTAAAAGCTGCTTGAAGGATGCTAACATCTCTATCAAGGATGTTGATGAGGTTCTTCTAGTTGGAGGGATGACTCGTGTTCCTAAAGTCCAAGAGGTGGTTTCAGAGATCTTTGGAAAGTCTCCTAGTAAAGGAGTAAACCCTGATGAGGCAGTTGCCATGGGGGCGGCAATCCAAGGTGGTATTCTACGGGGAGATGTTAAAGAGCTACTACTCCTAGATGTAACACCACTCTCTCTGGGTATTGAGACTTTGGGTGGTATCTTTACAAGATTGATCAACCGCAACACTACTATTCCTACAAAGAAGAGTCAG GTCTTTTCAACAGCAGCTGACAATCAAACTCAGGTAGGTATCAAGGTGCTACAAGGTGAGCGGGAAATGGCTGCAGACAACAAAATGCTTGGAGAGTTTGACCTTGTTGGTATTCCTCCTGCTCCCAGAGGTCTGCCTCAGATTGAGGTCACATTTGACATTGATGCTAATGGGATTGTTACTGTCTCTGCCAAAGACAAGTCCACTGGTAAAGAACAACAAATAACTATTCGGTCATCCGGTGGACTCTCGGATGATGAGATTGAAAAGATGGTCAAAGAAGCAGAATTGCATGCTCAGAAAGACCAAGAGAGAAAGGCTCTCATTGACATTAGAAACAGTGCTGACACTACCATCTATAGCATTGAGAAGAGTTTAGGTGAATACAGAGAGAAGATTCCCAGTGAAGTGGCCAAAGAAATTGAGGATGCAGTTTCGGATTTGAGACAGGCGATGTCAGGGGATAATGTTGATGAAATCAAGTCAAAGCTTGATGCTGCAAACAAAGCTGTGTCCAAGATTGGAGAGCACATGTCAGGTGGTTCTAGTGGCGGTTCCTCAGCTGGTGGTTCTCAGGGTGGGGACCAGGCTCCTGAGGCAGAATATGAGGAGGTGAAGAAGTAA